One Psychrobacillus glaciei genomic region harbors:
- a CDS encoding MetQ/NlpA family ABC transporter substrate-binding protein, producing MKKIGLLLSTILLTGALAACGDSSSASDKALNEKKLVVGVTAGPQEQIMEKVKEVAAKDGLEIELKVFSDYILPNTALSEGDLDANSYQHEPFLVAFNKDHGTNLVPVGKTVLNPMGVYSDKYKSFDELPDGATFGLPNDPSNGSRALYILEENGFIKIKGDKKETASIYDIEENPKHLKFIELDAAQIPNQLSEVDAAAINTNFALAAGINPKEDSILLESTNSPYVNYIVVRAENKDDPTIKKFVKAYQSEDVKKLIEEEFKGSIIPSWD from the coding sequence ATGAAAAAAATTGGTTTACTTTTATCTACCATACTTTTAACTGGTGCCCTTGCAGCATGTGGTGACAGTTCTAGTGCGAGTGATAAAGCATTGAACGAAAAAAAATTGGTAGTTGGAGTTACAGCAGGTCCTCAAGAACAAATCATGGAAAAGGTAAAAGAAGTTGCCGCAAAAGACGGACTGGAAATTGAATTAAAAGTTTTCTCCGACTATATCTTACCAAACACGGCGCTTTCAGAAGGCGATTTAGATGCAAATAGCTATCAACATGAACCATTCTTAGTTGCATTTAATAAGGACCATGGTACGAATCTTGTTCCGGTAGGAAAAACAGTATTAAACCCAATGGGCGTTTATTCTGACAAATATAAGTCTTTTGATGAACTTCCTGATGGCGCTACTTTTGGTCTACCAAATGACCCCTCAAATGGATCACGCGCATTGTATATTTTAGAGGAAAATGGCTTTATCAAAATTAAAGGTGATAAAAAAGAAACAGCTTCTATTTACGATATTGAAGAAAATCCAAAACATCTAAAGTTTATTGAATTAGATGCTGCACAAATTCCAAATCAATTAAGTGAAGTAGATGCCGCTGCGATTAACACAAACTTTGCATTAGCTGCTGGCATAAATCCTAAAGAAGATTCCATTCTACTAGAATCAACTAACTCACCATATGTAAACTATATTGTCGTTCGTGCTGAAAATAAAGATGATCCGACGATTAAGAAGTTTGTAAAAGCTTATCAATCAGAAGATGTAAAAAAATTAATTGAAGAAGAATTTAAAGGCTCTATAATACCTAGCTGGGATTAG
- a CDS encoding methionine ABC transporter permease, translated as MSRFEQFTDQWLPIIGKSVIETFQMVGISLFFSILIGIPLGILIVLTRPGQSLQNKFLYQLSNLLINILRSIPFIILLFFILPFTKLIVGTTIGVKGVIVPLVIYTAPYIARLMESALLEVENGVIEAYTAMGIKTRSIIWHVLLREARPSIILGLTISTVSLIGATAMAGMVGAGGLGDLAYRFGHLRYEVDVMYATVIILIVLVQSIQSIGNRLAARLKKD; from the coding sequence ATGAGTAGATTCGAGCAGTTTACAGACCAATGGTTACCTATCATCGGAAAATCGGTTATAGAAACATTTCAAATGGTTGGAATTTCCTTATTTTTCTCGATATTAATAGGTATTCCTCTTGGAATTTTAATCGTATTAACAAGACCCGGTCAGTCATTACAAAACAAGTTTTTATATCAACTTAGTAATCTATTGATAAATATCCTTCGTTCGATCCCGTTTATTATCTTACTATTTTTCATTCTTCCGTTTACTAAATTGATTGTTGGCACTACTATCGGAGTCAAAGGAGTTATTGTTCCATTAGTCATCTATACTGCTCCTTATATTGCTAGATTAATGGAATCAGCTTTACTCGAAGTGGAAAATGGAGTTATCGAAGCTTATACTGCAATGGGAATCAAAACAAGATCCATTATCTGGCACGTCTTACTGCGAGAAGCTCGTCCTTCTATTATTCTAGGCTTAACGATCTCTACAGTCAGTTTGATAGGGGCAACAGCTATGGCAGGTATGGTTGGAGCAGGAGGACTTGGGGATTTAGCATACCGTTTTGGACATCTACGGTATGAAGTCGATGTAATGTATGCAACTGTGATTATATTAATTGTCCTCGTTCAAAGCATTCAATCCATAGGAAACAGATTAGCTGCAAGACTGAAGAAAGATTAA
- a CDS encoding enoyl-CoA hydratase/isomerase family protein has product MTKELYVKRSGSVATIIINRVEKKNSFTLAMFKQLGTILEELETDQQVKLLLVKGIDESAFSSGADISEFLENRFSAQKAKTYNDATLEAIEKLYRFPKPTIAIIKTLAIGGGLELANSCDFRFATTGSKLGITASNIGIIYNLTSTKRLVNLIGPSKAKELLYTAKLISAEEGKEIGLIDYVYSIEEIEEKCLAFAEAIISKSSVANNGIKQVIHSIIDGENEETNEMEQLILDSFSSEDYKEGIQAFLEKRKPNFS; this is encoded by the coding sequence ATGACAAAAGAATTATATGTGAAGCGAAGCGGTTCCGTCGCTACCATCATTATTAATCGGGTAGAAAAGAAGAATTCATTTACTCTAGCTATGTTTAAACAGCTTGGTACAATTTTAGAGGAATTAGAAACAGATCAACAAGTAAAACTGTTACTAGTAAAAGGCATAGATGAATCTGCCTTCTCTTCAGGAGCTGATATTTCGGAGTTTCTCGAAAATCGCTTCTCAGCACAAAAAGCAAAAACTTATAATGATGCAACCCTGGAAGCGATTGAGAAGTTATATCGTTTTCCAAAACCGACCATTGCAATTATCAAGACGCTAGCAATTGGAGGTGGATTAGAATTAGCTAATTCCTGTGATTTCCGATTCGCTACTACTGGAAGCAAACTTGGGATAACTGCATCTAATATAGGAATTATATACAACTTAACAAGCACTAAGCGTTTGGTTAACTTGATTGGTCCGTCAAAAGCAAAAGAATTATTATATACCGCCAAGCTTATTTCTGCAGAAGAAGGAAAAGAGATAGGTTTAATCGATTACGTATATTCAATAGAAGAGATTGAAGAGAAATGTCTAGCATTTGCAGAAGCAATAATTAGCAAGTCATCTGTAGCAAACAACGGGATTAAACAAGTCATTCATTCAATCATCGACGGTGAAAACGAAGAAACAAATGAAATGGAACAACTTATCTTAGACTCGTTTAGCTCAGAAGATTATAAAGAAGGAATCCAAGCATTTTTAGAAAAAAGAAAGCCTAACTTTTCTTAA
- a CDS encoding methionine ABC transporter ATP-binding protein, translating to MIILENISKEFNSKNRIVKAVNKVNIHVKKGEIHGVIGYSGAGKSTLIRCVNLLEKPSEGKVLINGIEATSLPLPKLREIRNKIGMIFQGFNLLKTATVYDNIAIPLKLLGYNKAEVKKRVEKYLEIVGLTDKHQNYPTQLSGGQKQRVAIARALAQEPEILLSDEATSALDPETTDSILDLLLKINKELGITILLITHEMNVIQKICDHVYVMENGEVVEQNTAVNLFTKPTHPTTKKFLNTISQRNLSSTLISQLNVTGAVTRLTFVGESTGKPLLAEVSQRFNVQPNILTANIIELKNGIIGNIVIHLIGDKIQVKNALNFLEEHGVGTEELEGQS from the coding sequence ATGATTATTTTAGAAAATATATCGAAAGAATTTAACAGCAAAAATAGAATTGTGAAAGCAGTAAACAAAGTAAATATACATGTAAAAAAAGGTGAAATTCACGGTGTAATTGGATATAGCGGTGCCGGTAAAAGTACACTAATACGCTGTGTAAATTTACTGGAAAAACCATCAGAAGGAAAAGTACTTATCAATGGCATCGAAGCAACTTCTCTTCCCCTTCCGAAATTACGTGAAATACGCAATAAAATAGGAATGATCTTTCAAGGATTCAATCTTTTGAAAACCGCTACTGTATACGATAACATCGCAATCCCTTTAAAACTTCTTGGATATAATAAGGCCGAAGTAAAAAAAAGAGTGGAAAAATATCTAGAGATTGTTGGTCTTACAGACAAACATCAAAACTATCCAACTCAATTATCTGGCGGTCAAAAGCAACGTGTTGCTATAGCTAGAGCACTTGCACAAGAACCGGAAATATTATTGAGTGATGAAGCAACTAGTGCGCTTGATCCTGAAACAACTGATTCCATTTTAGATTTACTATTAAAAATCAATAAAGAATTAGGAATAACTATATTACTCATCACGCATGAAATGAATGTTATTCAAAAAATTTGTGATCATGTATATGTAATGGAAAATGGTGAAGTTGTAGAGCAAAATACTGCTGTTAATCTATTTACTAAGCCCACTCACCCTACTACTAAAAAGTTTTTAAATACAATTAGTCAGCGTAATTTATCATCTACTTTAATTTCACAATTAAATGTAACTGGTGCTGTTACCCGTTTAACATTTGTCGGGGAAAGTACTGGTAAACCATTGCTTGCAGAAGTTAGTCAAAGATTTAATGTGCAACCTAATATATTAACAGCCAATATTATTGAACTAAAAAACGGCATAATTGGAAACATTGTTATTCATTTAATTGGAGATAAAATACAAGTGAAAAATGCACTTAATTTCCTTGAAGAACATGGCGTAGGCACTGAGGAATTGGAGGGTCAATCATGA
- a CDS encoding alpha-hydroxy acid oxidase, whose amino-acid sequence MSANDLLLKNIDSNDKYPLNYEELEQTAKENLDAGSFGYIRSSAGGEETYRKNTNSFQKYSIVPRFLTDVSTLNTEVTILGHTYPHPLFIAPVGVNKIAHADGEIAVAKAASKFGYPYIQSTVSSYSIEEIASATEGSSKWFQLYWSQNKEIAFSMVKRAETAGYEAIVLTVDTVMLGWREEDVRNQFSPLKRGLGQGNYSTDPVFMAALPDQTEGSIIKSMIENIYHPTLNWTDIEELRERTDLPILLKGILHPEDAKIAIEKGLDGIIVSNHGGRQLDGVIASIDALPEIVEVVKGKIPVLFDSGVRRGSDAVKALALGATAVCIGRPFVWGLANGGQDGVERVLENFLQETKVSISLSGARNLAEVRKLKIVRN is encoded by the coding sequence ATGTCAGCGAATGATTTACTGTTAAAAAATATTGATTCAAATGATAAATACCCCTTAAATTATGAGGAATTAGAACAAACCGCTAAAGAAAACTTAGATGCTGGCTCTTTCGGATATATTCGCTCTTCTGCTGGAGGAGAAGAAACGTATCGAAAGAACACAAACTCATTTCAAAAATATTCCATTGTCCCTCGTTTTTTAACGGATGTTTCAACATTAAATACGGAAGTTACTATTCTTGGTCATACATACCCTCACCCCCTTTTTATAGCGCCAGTTGGGGTAAATAAAATTGCACATGCAGATGGTGAAATAGCTGTTGCAAAAGCTGCATCAAAGTTTGGCTATCCGTATATTCAAAGTACTGTTTCTAGTTACTCTATCGAAGAAATTGCATCAGCAACGGAAGGAAGCTCTAAGTGGTTCCAATTATACTGGTCTCAAAACAAGGAAATTGCATTTAGCATGGTGAAAAGAGCCGAAACTGCTGGATATGAGGCAATTGTATTAACCGTCGATACGGTGATGCTTGGCTGGCGTGAAGAAGATGTTCGAAATCAGTTCTCTCCTCTCAAGCGTGGTTTAGGCCAAGGTAATTACTCAACTGACCCTGTTTTTATGGCTGCTCTTCCAGATCAAACGGAAGGTTCTATTATAAAAAGTATGATAGAAAACATCTATCATCCAACTTTAAATTGGACCGATATTGAAGAGTTAAGAGAAAGAACAGATTTACCCATTTTATTAAAAGGAATACTTCATCCGGAAGATGCAAAAATTGCAATCGAAAAAGGACTAGATGGGATTATCGTATCAAACCATGGTGGTCGCCAACTTGATGGAGTTATTGCAAGCATCGATGCGCTTCCTGAAATTGTAGAAGTAGTAAAAGGAAAAATCCCTGTTTTATTTGATAGTGGTGTTCGTCGGGGTTCAGATGCAGTGAAAGCTTTAGCTTTAGGTGCTACCGCCGTATGCATAGGACGCCCATTTGTTTGGGGTCTGGCAAATGGCGGGCAAGACGGAGTTGAAAGAGTATTGGAAAATTTCTTGCAAGAAACAAAAGTTTCTATTTCTTTAAGTGGTGCCAGAAATCTTGCTGAAGTTCGCAAACTGAAAATAGTTCGAAACTAA
- a CDS encoding PCC domain-containing protein, whose translation MTHIRVNYATGQVGKTIGARLIYGTDLLEGIEELCKENDIKYASIISCFGSFQRSVFVYFIPTESSKIGVVYNDLVVKEGPI comes from the coding sequence ATGACTCATATAAGGGTGAATTATGCAACTGGGCAGGTTGGAAAAACAATTGGTGCAAGATTAATTTACGGAACGGATTTACTTGAAGGAATCGAGGAGTTATGTAAGGAGAATGACATTAAATATGCAAGTATTATTAGCTGTTTTGGAAGCTTTCAGCGAAGTGTTTTTGTCTACTTCATTCCTACTGAAAGCTCAAAAATTGGAGTCGTATATAATGATTTAGTAGTCAAGGAAGGACCAATTTAA
- a CDS encoding pyridoxal phosphate-dependent aminotransferase, which produces MEFSNRLKSLPTQFFATLVQKVSGAVAEGRDVINLGQGNPDQPTPEHIVKALQDAALNPLSHKYSPFRGINELKQAAAEFYKREYDVKIDPDTEVAIMFGTKIGLVELPLAMMNENDLMLLPDPGYPDYLSGVALANVRFDTMPLLEENNYLPDYSKLTAEQKIDAKLMYLNYPNNPTGAAATKEFFEETVALAKESDIAIVHDFAYGGIGFDDNKPVSFLQSEGAKDVGIEMYTLSKTYNMAGWRIGFAVGNPKMIEAINMIQDHLFVSLFPAIQSAAASALNESQQCVDELVALYEGRRNALVEACSKIGWDVKAPQGSFFTWLPVAKGYTSEEFADLLLEKVDVAVAAGNGFGTYGEGYIRVGLLVDEDRLVEAINRIEKLQLF; this is translated from the coding sequence ATGGAATTTTCAAATCGATTAAAAAGTTTACCTACTCAGTTTTTTGCGACATTAGTTCAAAAGGTATCTGGTGCTGTCGCGGAAGGAAGAGATGTGATTAATCTAGGTCAAGGAAATCCAGATCAACCGACGCCAGAACATATCGTAAAAGCATTACAAGATGCTGCTTTAAATCCGCTGTCACATAAGTACTCCCCTTTTCGAGGAATTAACGAATTAAAACAGGCAGCCGCAGAATTTTATAAAAGAGAATATGATGTAAAAATTGACCCAGATACAGAAGTAGCGATTATGTTTGGAACAAAAATTGGACTTGTGGAATTACCACTCGCGATGATGAATGAAAACGATTTAATGTTACTTCCAGATCCAGGTTATCCGGATTATTTATCAGGTGTAGCACTAGCAAATGTTCGTTTCGATACAATGCCTCTTTTGGAAGAAAACAATTATTTACCAGATTACAGCAAATTGACAGCAGAACAAAAAATCGATGCTAAATTAATGTATTTAAATTATCCAAATAACCCAACAGGGGCCGCTGCTACGAAAGAATTTTTTGAAGAAACAGTTGCCCTTGCAAAGGAATCCGACATTGCTATTGTTCATGACTTTGCATATGGAGGAATCGGTTTTGATGATAACAAACCAGTTAGTTTTCTACAATCAGAAGGTGCAAAAGACGTGGGCATTGAAATGTATACCCTTTCAAAAACTTATAATATGGCTGGATGGCGAATTGGTTTTGCAGTCGGTAATCCTAAAATGATAGAGGCAATTAATATGATTCAGGATCATTTATTTGTAAGTCTATTCCCTGCTATTCAATCTGCGGCTGCTTCCGCCCTAAACGAAAGCCAGCAATGTGTAGATGAATTGGTCGCGTTATATGAAGGAAGAAGAAACGCATTAGTGGAAGCTTGTTCCAAAATCGGATGGGATGTGAAAGCTCCTCAAGGCTCGTTTTTTACATGGCTTCCTGTCGCAAAAGGATACACAAGTGAAGAGTTCGCGGACTTATTACTGGAGAAGGTAGATGTTGCAGTTGCAGCTGGAAATGGTTTTGGTACATACGGAGAAGGTTATATTCGTGTTGGTTTATTAGTAGATGAGGATCGTTTGGTTGAAGCGATCAACCGAATAGAAAAACTGCAGTTGTTTTAA